The Candidatus Thermoplasmatota archaeon region AGCTCGAACTTGGTCGAGCGCTTGAGGACGCTCCTCAGGCGGATGAGGGGGATTCCGAGCTTCTCGGTGATGGCGCGCGCCGAATACGTCTCCTCGCGTCCGATGAGGGCCTCGATCTCGCTTTCGATGTGCTGGAACTTGTCCTGCGGCATGGCGGCGACGGACAGGATCTCGGCGACGTCCTGCACGGGGCACTGCGTGTTGATGTGGAAGGAGGTATAGTAGGAGTGGAATGCCTTGTCGGTCCCGCCGCCCGGCAGCGCCTCCCAGCGGGTCTCGACGAGCTTGGTCTTCTCGAAGAAACGGAGCGCCTCGACCCCTTCCGGGCCGAAGTCCTTCTCGATGGCCTTCGTCGTGCACCAGTTGTCGATGAGACGTTTGAAGACGTCCCGTTTCACGTCCGAGTCGAAGGCCCGCAGGATCGGGACCATGTCGGTGGGCTCCGAGACGACCTTGATCCTGCGCATAGAACCATAATAATAGAGGCGGGTCTTGGAAAATAAAGATTCGCTGTCTGTCGCAGGCCTGCGCACGTCTGTCACGGCGGGCGTCGGACGAATGGGTCAAGGGCGGACGCGTCGAGAGCGACGCGACCGCATCGATCCGGTCAGACGGCGGCGACCCCGGCTCGTCCGGGGAGCCGGAGGAGCGGACGGTCCCGCCGTTCGAGGTTCAATCGAGCAGGATGCGCACGCTGACGTCGGCCCCATCGGCAAGGTCGAGCTTCTTGCGGAGCTGCACGGGCGAGATCATCTCGAGCACGTTCGTGTGGTGGCTGCGCAGCGGGAAGATGGCCGCGCACTCGACGCCGCCGAGGTCCGCGCGGAAGCACTTCACGGCGCCGAAGGTGCGGCCTTCGGAGACGAACTCCTTGATGAGGCGACCCTCGCGCTCCTTGAGCTCCGCCACCTTCTCGCGGTCGAGCGGTTCGACCTCGACGTTGAGCGTGCCGGGGAAGGGCTCGAACCCGAGGATCTCGTTGAACGCCTTCATGTAGCCCGGGCGGCTGATGTAGTACTGCCCTTCGCCGAGGCCCGCGACGACGCGGCCGCGGATCGTCATGTGCTCGGCGGTCGCGAAGAGCGCCTTGAGTTCCACAAGGTCCTTGCGCAGGACCTCGACGCCCGGGGCGGCGAGTCGGATGAACTGCTTGCGCGGCGTCATGCGCCGCGTGAGGAAGCCGCGATCCACGAGGTCGAGGATGCGGCGCGAGGCCGTCTGCTGGCTGACCCCGATGCGGCGACCGATCTCGCCGCTCGACGTGTAGATGTAGTCGGAGAGCGCGCCGAGCTTCGCGAGCTGGCGTAGAATCTCCTTGTCCTCGGGATCGACCATCAGGACGACGGCTCACTCAAGCAGGTCTTTCCTCTTAAGATCCACGGCGAGCTTCTCGCCTTCGGCCGTGAGCTTCAGCGCGGCGCCGTTCTTCGCGACGATGCCCTCGCCGCGGAGGTCTTCGAGCGCGCGTTCCGCCGCGCGGCGGATGAGCCGGTGCTTCTTGACGATGCGGTCGATGTCCGTCTCGCCCGCGACGAGCTCGACGAACACGGCGCGGCGGTTCTTGTCGGAGACGACGAACCCCTCGTTCATGGCCGCGACACCGCGCCCCGGGGCCATAGACGTTCCTGAAAGCCCGCGGGTTCGCCCCGAAAGGTCTTAAGGCGGATGCCGCGTAGCCCGCGCGTGGACCTGGACTTCCGGCGGATCCCCACCATCATGGACGCGGACGAGATCCTCGACCGCGCGTTCCGCCGCGCGGCCCGCGTGACCATCATGGCGCGCGACCCGATGGAACGCTTCAAGGCCACCGAATCGGCGCGCGTCCGCACGGTGCAGAACCTCGTCGACGCGACCCTCGACCGCTACGTCAGGAAGTATCCGAACTTCGACGAGCTTTCGCCGTTCTACGGCGAGCTTGCGGGGGTCCTCATCGACCTCGACAAGACGCGGAAGTCCCTCGGCGCGCTCGGGTGGGCGCGCAAGCAGACCGTGAAGCTCGGCGACGAGGCGGTCGCGAAGATCAAGGCCGCCCGCCGCGAGGACACGGTGCTCAACGCGAAGAAGGCCGTATACGGCCGCATCTCGTCCGTCGTGAAGCAGGTCGACAGCGACCTGCGCTGGCTCAACGGCGCGCGCGACGAGCTGAAGCGTCTGCCGACGATCGATCCCGAGGTGCCGACGATCGTCGTCGCGGGTTACCCGAACGTGGGCAAATCTTCGCTCGTGCGCAAGGTCTCCTCCGGCGAGCCCGAGGTCGCGCCGTACCCGTTCACGACGAAAGGCATCACGATCGGCCACTTCGAGAAGCGGCGCATCCGTTACCAGATCGTCGACACGCCCGGCATCCTCGACCGAAAGATGGAGGAGCGCAACGCGATCGAACGGCAGGCGGTGCTCGCGCTGAAGCACCTCTCGGACGTCATCGTCTTCATGCTCGACCCGAGCGAGCGCTGCGGCTACACCATCGAGGAGCAGGAGCGCCTGCTCAAGGAGGTTTCCGGGATGTTCCCGGAGGCCACGATCATCGTCGCCGAGAACAAGGTCGACGTGGGCGAGGGCAAATACACGAAGGCCAAGGACCGGCACCGGACCTCGACCGAGACGGGCGAGGGGCTGGACGAGCTCATGGCCGCCGCGATCAAGGTGGCCTCGAAGAAGGCGAGCCTTCCCTCGCGCCGGTGAATCGCCCGTCCGCCGATCCGGGTTCCCGGCACCTTTTTCGTCCCCCTGCGCATGCTCCGCCGAGGAGCATGGATCTGGGTCTCGCGGGCAGGTCCGCGGCCGTCATGGCCGCAAGCGAAGGCCTCGGGCGAGCCGCCGCGCTCGCCCTCGCCCGCGAAGGCGCCCGCGTCGCCCTCTGCGCGCGGCGCCGAGACAAGCTCGAGGCGGCGGCCCGCGCCATCGCGGACGAGACCGGCTCCGAGGTCCTTCCCATCGTCGCCGACGTGAGCCGCGCCGACGATGTCGCGCGTTTCGTCGAAACGGCCGCCTCGCGCTTCGGCGGGCTCGACGTCCTCGTCACGAATTCCGGGGGTCCGCCCGCGGGGCGCTTCGTCGATTTCAAGGACGAGGACTGGCAGCGCGCGTTCGACCTCGTCGTGATGAGCCAGGTCCGCGCGGTGCGCGCGGCGCTTCCCCACCTCGCGCGCTCGCGAGGCGCGGTCGTCGCGATCGCCTCCACGAGCGTCAAGCAGCCGATCGACAACCTCACGCTCTCGAACGCGCTGCGCGCGAGCGTCGGGGGGCTCGCGAAGACGCTCTCGCTCGAGCATGCCCGCGACGGCGTGCGCTTCAACGTCGTTCTTCCCGGCTCGATGGCCACGGCGCGCTCGCAGGCGCGTGCGGAAGCCGCGGGCGTTTCGTTCAACGAATGGGCGGCCGCGCGCGGCCGGGAGATCCCGCTCGGCCGGATGGGCGAAGCCGCCGAGCTGGGCGACGTCGTCGCTTTCCTCGCTTCGCCGCGCGCGAGCTACGTGACGGGCGTCTCGATCCAGGTCGATGGCGGTATCGTGAAAGGGGTCCTCTGATGCGACTGTGCAGCTTCTACGAATACGAATCCGTCGTGGGCGGCGTCCTCGTGGGCGACCGCGTCTACTCGCTCGAGGACGTCGCGGAGGCGACGGAAAGCGACCTCGGACCCGATCTCTCGTCGCTCGTCAAGCGCCGCCAGGTCGAGACGCTCCGCGGCGCGCTCGCGAAGTTCAAGCCGACGACCGGCGGATGGAAGCCCGACCGCCTGAAGTTCGCCGCGCCTTTCCGTGACCCCCCGAAGATCTGGGGCATCGGCCTCAATTTCCGCGAGCACGCGACCGACCTCGAGGCCCCCGCGCCGGACGAGCCCGCCTCCTACATGCGGCCCGCGACCGCGCTCGCGGACCCCTCCACGCCGCTCAGGCTTCCGCGCGGCATCGGCCGTTTCACCGGCGAAGCCGAGATCGGCGTCGTCCTCGGCGCCCCGCTCTCGGGCGACGTGACGCGGGAAGAAGCGCGCGACGCGGTGCTCGGCTTCGCGCCCGCCCTCGACCTCACCGCGGAGGATCTCGTCCGCAAGAATCCCCGATACCTCGTGCGCGCGAAGAGCTACCCGGATTCCTGCGCGTTTGGTCCGTTCCTCGTCACGAAGGACGAGTGGGAGCCCAAGCCCGCGACCACCATCGCCACGGTCGTGAACGGCAAGACGGTGCGCGAGGCGCCGGTCTCCTCGATGGCGATGGATCCGTACGCGCTCGTGGCCTGGCACGCGGCCGTCTTCCCGTGGCAGGCCGGCGACCTCCTTCTCACGGGCACGCCCGGCGCGGGCGTCCTCAATCCGGGCGACACGCTCGAAGCCCGCATCGATGGCCTGCCGGACCTCGCGACCACCGTCGCGTGATCACGAGAACCGCACGCGCATCCTCGGGTGCGCGAGGTAGGCGATGAGCGCGATCGGGACCGAGAGCCGTCCCACGGTGCGCGCCGAGATGCCGCCTTCGATCAGCGCCTCGAAGTAGAGGAAGGCGAGGATGACGAGCGTGGCGATGGCGACGAGCCACCCCCAACGCCGCATCCTCCAGAGGCCGAACGCGGCGATGACGAAGCCTTCCGGAACGAGAAGCTGCAGCATCGCGAGGAAGAGGCCGACGGGGCCGAGGGCGGCCAAGGCGGCGCCCGACTGGATAGCCCCCAAAAAGAACGGGATGCTGAGAACGCCGAACACGACCGCGAGGATCGTGATCCCGAGCGGTCGCTCGGCGCGACGTTTCATGCGCGCCCGCCGAGGACGAGGCCTTCGTTGAGCGCCCCCGTGCGGTAGCCTTTCGGATCGATCGCGACGCTTGCGTACCCGAGCCCGCGAAGGGCGGCCGCAAGCTCCGCTTCGAGGGCGGCGAGCCGGGGGACCTCGTCCGGAAGAACCTCGACGCGCGCCACGTCCCCGAGGCTTCGCACGCGCACCTGGCGGAACCCTCGCGCCCGGATCCAGGCCTCCGCGGCCTCGATGCGGCGCAGCTTCCCGAACGTGATGGCCTCGCCGTAGGGGATGCGGCTCGAAAGGCAGGCCATGCTGGGCTTCTCCGCGACCGGAAGTCCGAGGAGCCGCGCGACGGCGCGGACCCCCTCCTTGGTCAGCCCAAGCTCCATGAACGGCTCCCAGAGTCCGCGCTCGCGGATCGCCGCGAGGCCGGGACGCCAGTCGCCGAGGTCGCTCGCGTTCGTGCCGACGGCGACCGCCGCGAAGCCCCGTTTCGCCGCGATGGCGAGCGTGACGTCCGCGAGGCCCTGTCGGCAGAAGTAGCAGCGGTTCGTCGGATTCTCGGCATAGCGCGCGTCCGCGAGCTCGGAGTGGTGGACGACCTCGAACGGTATCGCAAGATCGCGCGCGAAGGCGACCGCCGCGTCGCGCTCGGAGGCGGCATAGGATTCGGAGTCGACGATGACGGCGAGCGAGCGCGACCCGAGCGTCTCGGCGCCGATCTTCGCGAGCACGGCGCTGTCGACGCCGCCCGAGAACGCGACGAGCACGCTCCCCTGGTCGCGGAAGGCCGCGCGGAGCCGTTCGAGCGCCTCGGGCGCCTCCATGGCGCGCTCCATGCCGCGCGGCCTTAAGAATCCATCCCCCGCGCGAGCGAAGCCAGAGCGAGCACGTAGGCGTCGTCCGGGGGGGCCGGGGCGACGACGAGGCGCGAACCCGCGACGGCGGCGACCACGACCGCGAACGCGACGTCGAAGGACGAGACCGCGTTCGGGGCCGGGGTCCAGATCGCGATCGCGACGCGGTCGCCCGCCGCGAGAGCGGGCCAAGCGCCGCGGCCCGGGAATCGCGCGATCACGCCCGAACGCACGCGGCCGAGCGGCGCGATCTCGAAGGCGAGCGGGCGTCGGTAGGCGTCGAGCGCGTGGGTGGGAGCCATGGGCTCCACGGTCGGGCAAAGCGGCTTGGCCGTTGTCCAGCCTTCACGACGGAAGCTCGTCCTCGTCGAGCTCCGACGCGAGGAGGACGGCGCGCGCGTGGGCGACCTGCTCGGGCGACCCCATGAGAAGGAGCACGTCCCCGACCTCGAGACGCGTCTCCGGAGGAGGATTCGGGAGGCGCGCGCCCGAACGCGAGAGACCGACGATCGTGGCCCCGGTCCGCTCCCGGAGACGCATCGAGGCGAGCATCCGGCCGGCAAGCGGCGTCGTCGTGGGCAAGGCCACCTCGACCCATCGCGCCTCGCCCGAGGGCGCGGTCGCGCCCGTCGGCGCCTGCCGGAGGACGTCGCGCGCGCTGTTCACCTGATCCTCCTCGCCGACGACCGTGACCCGGTCGCCGGGTTGGAGGACGACGTTCGGCGGGGGATTCACGATGCGGTCCGCGCCGCGATCGAGCGCGACGATCGTGGCTCCGGTGCGCCGGCGGAGATTGAGGTCCCGGATGGTCCGCCCCGAGGCTTCGCCGCCCGCGGGGACCGTCGCCGATCCCGCGCTCACGCCCCACGGATAGGTCGTCTCGATGAGGCCGCGGATCTCCTGGACCTCCTCGGGCGGAACGCCCTGCAGCGCCTGCTCGAGGGTCTTCTCGATCCGCTCGTTCATCTGCACGATGGTTTCGCGGAGGAGGAAGAGAACGAGGCCGAGGACGACCACGAGCACGATGAGAAGCGGGAGCGGCGGGAGGACGGGCCCGAGGATGAGGACCGTCATCGCCGCGAACACGAAGAAGGCGATGAGCCGCATCGTGTTGATGACCGCGCGCGACGGCGTCGCGGGCTCGGCGGTCGGGGGAAGCGTCGAAATCGCAAGGTCGTGGAGCAGCCGGTCCACGCGGCGGGCGAACGCGAGCGCGAAGGGCACGGCCGCGAGGCCGAGGAGGATCCACACGGCCACTTCGGCGAACGAGGGGCGAAGCCCGAGATCCTCGGCGCGGATCCGCGCGAGCGAGCCGAGGAATCGCGCCGCGAACACGATCGCGAGGAGCGCCGCGGCGTGGAGGAGGGCCTGCACGAGATGGCCGCGCGCGGATCCGATCACGGGAGAGCGACCCCGGATCGTGCCGATGCGACGGATCCACGCGGAATAGAGGTGGAGATAGGAGACGAAACGCGGCGGGAGCCGGCGCGCCACCCACGTCTCGATGATCGGTTCCGCGCGCATGAGCACGGGGGCGAGCAGCACGGTCGCCGCCGAAGCCGCGACCACGGTCGGGAAGAGCTCGGGGCGCGCAAGCCCGAGGCGGTCGCCGAGGTCGGCGATGACGAAGGAGAATTCGCCGATGACCGCGAGCCCGAGACCCGTGTGGAAGGCGAGCCGCGGCGGATAGCCGGCGGCGACCGCGGAGAGCGAGCCGGCGACGAGCTTGCCGAGCAGGGCGAGCAGGATGACGACGAACACGAGCGGCGCCGCGCCGAGGAGGAAGCTCGGGTCCACGAGCATGCCCATCGTCGTGAAGAAGACGGCGGTGAACATGTCCTTGACGCTGAGGATGCGATCGGAGACGCGCGGCGCGCTCCGGGCCTCGGAGACGACCGCGCCGGCGAGGAAGGCGCCGAGGGCCGCGGAGAGCCCGAGCGTTTCCGCGAGGATGCTCACGCCGAGGAGGAACCCGAGGACGGAGACGACGAGCACCTCGTTTGAGGCGAGCGTGGCGACGTAGTCCACGACGCGCGGGATCACGACGAGCCCGATCGCGAGCACCGCCGCGATGAAGAAGATGGCGACCGCAAGCGTGGTCATGAAGACGTCGAGGCTCACGGCGCCGGTCGCGCCGTAGCCCGACAGGAGCGCCAGGAAGATGATGGCGGCGACGTCCTCGACGAGCAGGATGCCGAAGATGACGGCCGCGCGATCGCTGTGGAGCTGCCCGGAGTCCGCGAGGATCTTCACCACGATGGTCGTGCTGCTGATCGAGAGAACGGCGCCGAGAAGGATCGACTCGGCCGCGGACCACCCGAGCGCGAGACCGACCAGATACCCCGCGACGAGGATCGCGAGGATCTGCAACGATCCGGCGACGAGCGGGAACGGCCCGATCGACGCGAGCCTCCTCAAGCTGAAATCGAGGCCGACGCTGAACAGCAGGAACACGACGCCGAGGGTGGCGAGCGTCCGGATGCTCGCCGCGTCCTGGATGAGCGTCGCCCCGAAAAGGTTCGGGCCCACGAGAAGCCCCGCGAGGAGATATCCGAGGATCGTGGGCATCTTGAGCCGGTGGAACAGGACCGTCGTGACGCCGGCCGTGATCATGACGACGGCGAGGTCGCTCACGAGGGCGGTCTCGGCGCTCAGGGCCACGACCGCGCTAACGTCTCCCGACCCTTAAGAGGACCGGTCGGGCGCCGAAGCGGGGGCGAGGCGGAGCTCGTAGCGGCGATCGCCGGCGGCCGCCGTCGGCTCCGCGTGGCCCTCGTAGACGCCCTTCGCCGAAAGCACGCCTTCGAGAAATCCGGCGAGCGCCTTCGCGACGAGCGGCTCGTCGCGCTCGCGCGCGAAACCCTCGTCGAGGGCGATCTCGATCAGCGGACCGTCGAGGTCGATCTTGGGAACGATGGCAAGATGCTCGCGCTCCCAGAAGCTCGCCACGGCCGCGAGGACGTCCCTCAGCGTTCCGCTCGCGAGCGTGTCGGCCGTCTCCTCGCCGAGCGCCCGAGCCTGGGCGTGCACGAGGGTCGTCGCGCCCTCCGCCTCCGGGACCGTCATCGCCGCGAGGGCTCGACCCACCCGCAGGCCGCTCGTCCCGCGCGAAAGTTCCCGGAGCCGGCGCGGAGGCTCGGCGTCGGGCCCGTTCCATGAACCGATCTTGCGGGCCGCGATCCTGTAGATCTTCTTCCGCGCGTCGTGCGGATGCGGCACCTCCTCCACGAGACCATCCTCGATGAGCGCGCGCATGTGAACGCTCGAGAGCGTGGGCTTCGCCTTGCCCGTGAGCTCGACGAGCTCGGGCAATTGACGCTCGCGCTCCACGAGGAGGTCGAGGATGCGGCGCCGGACTTCGTTCGTCACCGCCCTGAATCCGGCGCCGCTCTGGTAGATGTCGAAATGCTCTGCCATCGGCACGTTGGTTTCGTTCTCGTTCGTGCAAGAACGTTTGGTGCCGCACGAATGTTTTCCGACCGGCGGGCGGAGCGGCCGCAGCGCAGGGAGACGAAAGGGCGGCAGGGCCATCCGGATCCGGCCGCTGCGCCTTTGCTTGCGTGGCGCCCCGCGCCTATTGGCCGGGGGCGCGCGCGCCCAACACCTTCACGAACTCCTTGGCGCGGGCGCGCAACGTCACCTCGGACACGCCCGCCGCTTCGCTCACCTGCTTCTGCACGCGCGGGTCGCCCTGCTCGTGCGAGGCGAGATAGATGGCGGCGGCCGCGAGCGAAAGCGGGCTGCGTCCCGACGCGAGGCCGTGCGCCTCGGCGTCGTTCACGAGCTCTCTCGCGCGCGCCTCGACCCGAGCGTCGAGCTCGAGCGCGC contains the following coding sequences:
- a CDS encoding ArsR family transcriptional regulator, with the translated sequence MRRIKVVSEPTDMVPILRAFDSDVKRDVFKRLIDNWCTTKAIEKDFGPEGVEALRFFEKTKLVETRWEALPGGGTDKAFHSYYTSFHINTQCPVQDVAEILSVAAMPQDKFQHIESEIEALIGREETYSARAITEKLGIPLIRLRSVLKRSTKFELRGHLVTRMG
- a CDS encoding DUF120 domain-containing protein, translating into MVDPEDKEILRQLAKLGALSDYIYTSSGEIGRRIGVSQQTASRRILDLVDRGFLTRRMTPRKQFIRLAAPGVEVLRKDLVELKALFATAEHMTIRGRVVAGLGEGQYYISRPGYMKAFNEILGFEPFPGTLNVEVEPLDREKVAELKEREGRLIKEFVSEGRTFGAVKCFRADLGGVECAAIFPLRSHHTNVLEMISPVQLRKKLDLADGADVSVRILLD
- a CDS encoding GTPase, whose product is MDLDFRRIPTIMDADEILDRAFRRAARVTIMARDPMERFKATESARVRTVQNLVDATLDRYVRKYPNFDELSPFYGELAGVLIDLDKTRKSLGALGWARKQTVKLGDEAVAKIKAARREDTVLNAKKAVYGRISSVVKQVDSDLRWLNGARDELKRLPTIDPEVPTIVVAGYPNVGKSSLVRKVSSGEPEVAPYPFTTKGITIGHFEKRRIRYQIVDTPGILDRKMEERNAIERQAVLALKHLSDVIVFMLDPSERCGYTIEEQERLLKEVSGMFPEATIIVAENKVDVGEGKYTKAKDRHRTSTETGEGLDELMAAAIKVASKKASLPSRR
- a CDS encoding SDR family oxidoreductase, whose protein sequence is MDLGLAGRSAAVMAASEGLGRAAALALAREGARVALCARRRDKLEAAARAIADETGSEVLPIVADVSRADDVARFVETAASRFGGLDVLVTNSGGPPAGRFVDFKDEDWQRAFDLVVMSQVRAVRAALPHLARSRGAVVAIASTSVKQPIDNLTLSNALRASVGGLAKTLSLEHARDGVRFNVVLPGSMATARSQARAEAAGVSFNEWAAARGREIPLGRMGEAAELGDVVAFLASPRASYVTGVSIQVDGGIVKGVL
- a CDS encoding fumarylacetoacetate hydrolase family protein; translation: MRLCSFYEYESVVGGVLVGDRVYSLEDVAEATESDLGPDLSSLVKRRQVETLRGALAKFKPTTGGWKPDRLKFAAPFRDPPKIWGIGLNFREHATDLEAPAPDEPASYMRPATALADPSTPLRLPRGIGRFTGEAEIGVVLGAPLSGDVTREEARDAVLGFAPALDLTAEDLVRKNPRYLVRAKSYPDSCAFGPFLVTKDEWEPKPATTIATVVNGKTVREAPVSSMAMDPYALVAWHAAVFPWQAGDLLLTGTPGAGVLNPGDTLEARIDGLPDLATTVA
- the larE gene encoding ATP-dependent sacrificial sulfur transferase LarE, with the protein product MERAMEAPEALERLRAAFRDQGSVLVAFSGGVDSAVLAKIGAETLGSRSLAVIVDSESYAASERDAAVAFARDLAIPFEVVHHSELADARYAENPTNRCYFCRQGLADVTLAIAAKRGFAAVAVGTNASDLGDWRPGLAAIRERGLWEPFMELGLTKEGVRAVARLLGLPVAEKPSMACLSSRIPYGEAITFGKLRRIEAAEAWIRARGFRQVRVRSLGDVARVEVLPDEVPRLAALEAELAAALRGLGYASVAIDPKGYRTGALNEGLVLGGRA
- a CDS encoding cation:proton antiporter, with protein sequence MALSAETALVSDLAVVMITAGVTTVLFHRLKMPTILGYLLAGLLVGPNLFGATLIQDAASIRTLATLGVVFLLFSVGLDFSLRRLASIGPFPLVAGSLQILAILVAGYLVGLALGWSAAESILLGAVLSISSTTIVVKILADSGQLHSDRAAVIFGILLVEDVAAIIFLALLSGYGATGAVSLDVFMTTLAVAIFFIAAVLAIGLVVIPRVVDYVATLASNEVLVVSVLGFLLGVSILAETLGLSAALGAFLAGAVVSEARSAPRVSDRILSVKDMFTAVFFTTMGMLVDPSFLLGAAPLVFVVILLALLGKLVAGSLSAVAAGYPPRLAFHTGLGLAVIGEFSFVIADLGDRLGLARPELFPTVVAASAATVLLAPVLMRAEPIIETWVARRLPPRFVSYLHLYSAWIRRIGTIRGRSPVIGSARGHLVQALLHAAALLAIVFAARFLGSLARIRAEDLGLRPSFAEVAVWILLGLAAVPFALAFARRVDRLLHDLAISTLPPTAEPATPSRAVINTMRLIAFFVFAAMTVLILGPVLPPLPLLIVLVVVLGLVLFLLRETIVQMNERIEKTLEQALQGVPPEEVQEIRGLIETTYPWGVSAGSATVPAGGEASGRTIRDLNLRRRTGATIVALDRGADRIVNPPPNVVLQPGDRVTVVGEEDQVNSARDVLRQAPTGATAPSGEARWVEVALPTTTPLAGRMLASMRLRERTGATIVGLSRSGARLPNPPPETRLEVGDVLLLMGSPEQVAHARAVLLASELDEDELPS
- a CDS encoding winged helix-turn-helix domain-containing protein, which gives rise to MAEHFDIYQSGAGFRAVTNEVRRRILDLLVERERQLPELVELTGKAKPTLSSVHMRALIEDGLVEEVPHPHDARKKIYRIAARKIGSWNGPDAEPPRRLRELSRGTSGLRVGRALAAMTVPEAEGATTLVHAQARALGEETADTLASGTLRDVLAAVASFWEREHLAIVPKIDLDGPLIEIALDEGFARERDEPLVAKALAGFLEGVLSAKGVYEGHAEPTAAAGDRRYELRLAPASAPDRSS